A window from Pirellulales bacterium encodes these proteins:
- the atpB gene encoding F0F1 ATP synthase subunit A, with the protein MAGSNVFDPGHLFGHVQDAEHIEVSTKVVPSGKIILPQPLRLDEPLWTGKTGVVQIDKINIFEPIELKFTKFMLLETIVALLVAVVFIRLANKMAHGDRPKGRLWNLLEAMVLYIRDDVARPAIGDHDADRFLPLLWTMFFFVLGCNLLGLVPWAGSATGSLATTGALAMITFATVVGAGMAKMGVVGFFKSQVPHMDLPGPLAVLLVPMIFVIEMMGLLIKHFVLAVRLLANMMAGHLVLAVIVAFIAASAGSMTFWCVMPASVLGATALNLLELFVAFLQAYIFTFLSALFIGMAVHPH; encoded by the coding sequence GTGGCTGGCAGCAACGTTTTCGATCCGGGCCATTTGTTTGGCCACGTGCAGGACGCCGAGCACATCGAGGTTTCGACCAAGGTCGTACCCAGCGGCAAGATCATACTGCCGCAGCCGCTTCGCCTTGACGAGCCGTTGTGGACGGGCAAGACCGGCGTGGTGCAGATCGACAAGATCAACATCTTCGAGCCCATCGAGCTGAAGTTCACGAAGTTCATGTTGTTGGAGACGATCGTAGCACTGCTGGTGGCGGTGGTTTTCATTCGATTGGCGAACAAGATGGCCCACGGCGACCGTCCCAAGGGGCGGCTGTGGAACCTACTCGAAGCGATGGTCCTGTACATCCGCGACGACGTGGCGCGACCGGCGATCGGCGACCATGATGCCGATCGGTTTCTGCCACTGCTCTGGACGATGTTCTTCTTTGTGCTGGGCTGCAACCTGTTGGGTCTGGTGCCGTGGGCCGGTTCGGCCACGGGATCGTTGGCCACGACCGGGGCGCTGGCGATGATTACGTTTGCCACGGTCGTCGGTGCCGGCATGGCCAAGATGGGCGTCGTCGGTTTCTTCAAGTCGCAGGTTCCACATATGGATCTGCCGGGCCCGCTGGCCGTGCTCTTGGTGCCGATGATTTTCGTGATCGAAATGATGGGGCTGTTGATCAAGCATTTTGTGTTGGCAGTGCGTCTTTTGGCGAACATGATGGCCGGCCACTTGGTGCTGGCCGTAATCGTGGCTTTCATCGCCGCTAGCGCCGGTTCAATGACGTTCTGGTGCGTGATGCCGGCCAGCGTGCTGGGGGCAACGGCGCTGAATTTACTCGAGCTGTTCGTGGCCTTCTTACAGGCCTATATCTTTACGTTCTTGTCCGCGTTGTTCATTGGCATGGCCGTCCACCCGCACTAG
- the atpE gene encoding ATP synthase F0 subunit C: MYLGGAFGAGLVILGAGFGIGKIGSAAVESMSRQPEAAGNIQTAMIISAALIEGATFFGLIVCMLFNN, translated from the coding sequence ATCTACCTCGGCGGTGCCTTCGGCGCTGGCTTGGTGATCCTGGGTGCCGGCTTCGGCATCGGCAAAATCGGTTCGGCTGCCGTCGAGAGCATGTCCCGCCAGCCTGAGGCGGCCGGCAACATTCAAACGGCCATGATCATCTCGGCCGCTTTGATCGAAGGTGCCACGTTCTTCGGGCTCATCGTTTGTATGTTGTTCAACAACTAA
- the atpH gene encoding ATP synthase F1 subunit delta, with protein MAQSAPTPDAAPPVTDPGAQRVAGVYAKALLAAADKAGVAEATVDDLEAIDREVLERFPRLVTVLASGFVNADEKRQIVDRTFAGRVSPLVLNFLRVLAQHERLDALRDIARAAREQYDVMRGLVRVEVTTATTLTDELAAKIKEQLRGMLGGEPVLMTSIKPELIGGVVLRVGDAVYDGSVAARLADVRGRIINRSVHEIQSRRDSFSHPAGN; from the coding sequence ATGGCTCAATCCGCACCTACACCCGATGCTGCTCCGCCAGTGACCGATCCCGGTGCGCAGCGCGTGGCCGGGGTTTATGCCAAGGCCTTGCTGGCGGCGGCCGACAAGGCCGGCGTGGCCGAGGCCACGGTCGACGACCTCGAAGCCATCGATCGCGAAGTGCTCGAACGGTTTCCACGGCTGGTGACCGTGCTGGCGTCTGGGTTTGTCAACGCCGACGAGAAACGGCAGATCGTCGACCGGACGTTCGCGGGCCGCGTCTCGCCCTTGGTGCTGAACTTCTTGCGTGTCTTGGCGCAGCACGAAAGACTGGACGCGCTTCGGGACATTGCCCGCGCGGCGCGCGAGCAGTACGACGTGATGCGTGGCCTGGTCCGCGTGGAAGTCACAACGGCTACCACGCTGACCGACGAACTAGCGGCAAAGATCAAAGAACAATTGCGCGGCATGCTCGGGGGCGAGCCCGTGCTGATGACAAGTATCAAGCCCGAACTGATTGGCGGCGTCGTCCTGCGGGTCGGCGACGCGGTGTACGACGGTTCGGTCGCTGCGCGGCTGGCCGACGTCCGCGGCCGCATTATCAACAGGAGTGTCCATGAAATTCAAAGCCGACGAGATAGCTTCAGTCATCCAGCAGGAAATTGA
- the atpF gene encoding F0F1 ATP synthase subunit B has translation MGVLRVGLVVLLGLAVPLALATGVASAQEHGNAAHDAAEHGAAGDHGTGDGHGGGEGHRGAPSPMTIDFDLAIFTVLIFAILLAVLWKFAWGPIAAALDLREQKIADNIAAAEQCNVEAKHLLAEYEAKLAAAREEVRGILDEARRDAEHAGQELIAKARADAQAEVQRGKHEIETATSQALNELAKSSTNLAVDLAGKIVSAKLNTADHARLIEEALASFPKGDHSRN, from the coding sequence ATGGGCGTGTTACGAGTTGGATTGGTCGTGCTGCTAGGTTTGGCAGTGCCATTAGCGCTGGCGACGGGTGTGGCGTCTGCCCAGGAACACGGCAATGCTGCGCACGACGCGGCTGAGCATGGAGCAGCAGGCGACCATGGCACAGGCGATGGTCATGGCGGCGGGGAAGGCCACCGAGGCGCCCCCAGCCCGATGACGATCGACTTCGACCTGGCGATTTTCACCGTGTTGATCTTCGCCATCCTGCTGGCGGTGTTGTGGAAGTTCGCCTGGGGTCCCATCGCTGCGGCACTCGATCTGCGCGAGCAGAAGATTGCCGACAATATCGCCGCGGCCGAGCAGTGCAATGTGGAGGCCAAGCATTTACTGGCGGAGTACGAGGCCAAGCTGGCCGCGGCCCGCGAAGAGGTGCGGGGCATTCTCGACGAAGCGCGTCGCGACGCCGAACATGCTGGACAAGAGCTGATCGCCAAGGCCCGGGCGGATGCCCAAGCCGAGGTTCAGCGCGGCAAGCACGAGATCGAGACAGCCACGTCTCAGGCGCTGAATGAGCTGGCCAAATCCAGCACGAATTTAGCGGTGGACCTGGCCGGCAAGATCGTCAGCGCCAAGCTCAACACGGCGGACCACGCCCGACTGATCGAAGAGGCTCTGGCGAGCTTTCCCAAGGGAGACCACAGCCGAAACTGA